A stretch of DNA from Halalkalicoccus subterraneus:
TTCGCCATCGTCCGTGTCTGTTCCGGGCGGGGAAAAAGTCCTTTCGACTATTCCCTTCGAGTTACCGACAGGACTATGTACTGTGACATCATATATTGTACATCAGTCTCTGCTGGTGGATTTGACGGAATTAGCGAGTAGTATGAGTTAAAACAAACGGATTGGTTGACAACTGTTAAATAGGCGGATGACATGTTCTATACTGATGTCAGAGGCACAAGCGGTTCCGGGCACTCAGCGAACAGCACACGATCTGACCGCCTTTCAACACAACATCCTCGTCATCCTCGGTGAGGAGCCGATGTACGGGCTGGCGATTAAGCGCGAACTCGAGAGCTACTACGACACCGAGGTCAACCACGGGCGGCTCTATCCCAACCTCGACGATCTGGTCGAGCGCGGGCTGGTCGAGAAGAGCGAACTCGACAAGCGCACCAACCAGTACGAGCTCACCGAGGACGGGTACGAAACGGTGCTGGGTCAACTGAACTGGGTCTTCTCGAAGATCGTTACCGACGAGGAGCGCGCCGAGGACGTCCAGTCGCTCATTGGTGCGCAGAACTAATCGGGATCATTTTTCGCGAGACGTTCGACGTACTCTAGTGAGCGCTCTATCGCGTCTTTTTGATCCTCGCTCGGCCACACGTTCCTGACGAAGTACTCCGCGAGGAACTCCTCGCGTTCCGAGGGTGTGGCGTCGTCGATCCGCTTCGCGTAGTGGTTGCCAATGAAGTCCGCGAAGGCCTCGGCGTTCTCGCCGTGGACCTCGCCGTGAGCCTCTCGAACCGCCCGTGCGACCGCCCGGTTGTGCGCCTCGACGCGGTCCCAGTCGTCGGGACTCTCCGGCCCGGCGACCTGCACCTCGATCGCCCGGTCGACGTCCTCGATCCTGTCGGTTCGGATCCGGCCGTCCCCGACCCAGTCGGTGGGGTGGAGCACGAGCGTCTCGGTCGCGTCGCCCTCGCGGACGCGCGCGGTGAACCCATGTTCGGCGAGCGATCGTGCGCGGCGGGTCCGGTAGGCGCTCGCTTCCTCGGGGTCGACCGCCCGTCGTGCGAGCTTCGTCAGCCGGGTCGCCTCCTCGATCGTCTCCTCGGGTAGCTCAGCCATGTTCGAACGCCTCGTTCACCAGTTCGTCCGCGCGCTCGTTTACCTCCCGCGGTACGTGTGTGATCGACCACTCGTCGAACCCCCCCAGAAGCTCGTGGACGCGGACCCGGCGCTCGCGCATCCCGGGATCGTTGGCGTCCCATTCCCCGCGGGTCTGTTTGACGACCAGTTGGGAGTCCCCCCGAATCTCGACGTCGTCGAAGCCGTAGTCGATGGCGACCTCGAGCCCGCGAATCAGTGCCTCGTACTCCGCGCGGTTGTTCGTCGTCTCACCGATCCGTTCGCCCCCGTCAGCGACGATCCCGTCGCCCGAAACGAGCACCCAACCGATCGCCGCCGGGCCGGGGTTACCGCGGCTCCCTCCGTCGAAGTAGAGGTGGACACGACCGCCGCCGTCCCGCAGGATCGACTCGATGTCGGCGGGCCGCGCACCCTGAACGACGACCGTCTCTTCGTAGGCGATCGCGTTCGCCTCGCCGAGGCGTGCTCGCCAGCGCTCGTGGTCGGTGTTGCCGTCCTCGATGGTCGCACCGGCGGCGGCCAGTTTCTCGCGAGCCTCGTCCGGGTCGTGGGGAACGGAGGGCATTGTCTGACGCTCGCAGGTTGTGGGATATATCGGTTCTGATCCGTCTTCAGCGTGCCGTCCGACCGATATCGGCCGTGTATCGACCGTGTACATCAGTTCGTCCCATCGAAGGCGACGCTGACGATCTCGACATTGACCGAGGATTTAAGTGATTTGATTACACTACTATTTAAGTGCGATGACACGGTCTACCCGTCAGCGGGAGCGCGAGCAGGAGGCGGAGCAAACCGAAGGAACCAGCGATGGGGAGGCGGTACGTACCTGTCCGGAGTGTGCCTCGGACAACCTCATCAAGAGTTCCGATCGGGGGGAACTCATCTGCGATGACTGTGGCCTGGTCGTCGAGGAGGGCAACATCGACCCCGGGCCCGAGTGGCGGGCGTTCAACCACTCCGAGCGCCAGAGCAAATCGCGGGTGGGCGCGCCGACCACCCAGACGATGCACGACAAGGGGCTGACCACCACCATCGACTGGAAGGACAAGGACGCCTACGGCCGGTCGATCTCCTCGAAGAAGCGAAGCCAGATGCACCGGCTGCGAAAGTGGCAGGAGCGCATCCGCACGAAGGACGCCGGCGAGCGCAACCTCCAGTTCGCGCTCAGCGAGATCGACCGCATGGCCTCGGCACTGGGCGTCCCCCGCTCGGTACGCGAGGTCGCCTCCGTGATCTATCGACGCGCGCTCAGCGAGGACCTCATCCGCGGCCGATCCATCGAGGGCGTCGCCACCGCGGCGCTGTACGCGGCCTGCCGGAAGGAGGGCATTCCTCGGAGCCTCGAGGAGATCAGCGAGGTCTCGCGAGTCGAGCGAAAGGAGATTGGCCGGACCTATCGGTACATCTCCCAGGAGCTCGGCCTCGAGATGCGCCCCGTCGATCCGAAGAAATACGTTCCCCGATTCTGCTCCGAACTCGAACTCTCCGAGGAAGTACAGTCGAAAGCCAACGAGATCATCGAAACCACCGCCGAAAAGGGCCTGCTCTCGGGGAAGTCCCCGACGGGCTATGCCGCCGCGGCGATCTACGCCGCCTCGCT
This window harbors:
- a CDS encoding transcription initiation factor IIB, which gives rise to MTRSTRQREREQEAEQTEGTSDGEAVRTCPECASDNLIKSSDRGELICDDCGLVVEEGNIDPGPEWRAFNHSERQSKSRVGAPTTQTMHDKGLTTTIDWKDKDAYGRSISSKKRSQMHRLRKWQERIRTKDAGERNLQFALSEIDRMASALGVPRSVREVASVIYRRALSEDLIRGRSIEGVATAALYAACRKEGIPRSLEEISEVSRVERKEIGRTYRYISQELGLEMRPVDPKKYVPRFCSELELSEEVQSKANEIIETTAEKGLLSGKSPTGYAAAAIYAASL
- the rnhA gene encoding ribonuclease HI, which produces MPSVPHDPDEAREKLAAAGATIEDGNTDHERWRARLGEANAIAYEETVVVQGARPADIESILRDGGGRVHLYFDGGSRGNPGPAAIGWVLVSGDGIVADGGERIGETTNNRAEYEALIRGLEVAIDYGFDDVEIRGDSQLVVKQTRGEWDANDPGMRERRVRVHELLGGFDEWSITHVPREVNERADELVNEAFEHG
- a CDS encoding DUF7108 family protein; the encoded protein is MAELPEETIEEATRLTKLARRAVDPEEASAYRTRRARSLAEHGFTARVREGDATETLVLHPTDWVGDGRIRTDRIEDVDRAIEVQVAGPESPDDWDRVEAHNRAVARAVREAHGEVHGENAEAFADFIGNHYAKRIDDATPSEREEFLAEYFVRNVWPSEDQKDAIERSLEYVERLAKNDPD
- a CDS encoding PadR family transcriptional regulator; protein product: MSEAQAVPGTQRTAHDLTAFQHNILVILGEEPMYGLAIKRELESYYDTEVNHGRLYPNLDDLVERGLVEKSELDKRTNQYELTEDGYETVLGQLNWVFSKIVTDEERAEDVQSLIGAQN